AATTCGTGTAAAAATAGAGAAGAAACGGTATCTTGTTTTCCTAATACAATGATTAATGTTACTCTTAACCTGAATTTACCTTTGTATCAAAAGCTAATGAATGTTGGCGGTTGGATTTATGTAAATGAGCAAAACTCGGGTACTAGAGGATTGATTGTGGTAAGAACAGGAACTGCTACATTTAAGGCGTATGATAGAAATGCTCCACATATTTGCCCAGCATCTGATACTACATTAGAAGTTAAAGATGATATTAAAATAGTTTGCCCTAAAGATGGAGCAGAATGGTATCTTTTAGCTTCCTTATCTGGACAACCTACTAAAGTTTCGCAAGTTCCGCCTAAGACTTATTTCACTTATTATGATACTGTATCTAATGTTTTAACTATAAGAAATTAACACAAATGAAAGTAGTTGTACAAAGAGTTTCCTCTGCTTCTGTAGTGGTAGAAGGAGTGGAGGTGTCAAAAATAAACAAAGGATACTTATTATTAGTAGGCGTGGAAGAAACTGATGAAGAGGCTGATGCGGATTGGCTTGTAAAAAAGATAGTTAACCTTAGAATTTTTAGTGATGATGAGGGGAAAATGAATTTATCTATAAAAGAGGTTAGTGGAGAGGTGCTTTGTGTGAGCCAATTTACACTTATGGCGGACTATAAAAAAGGGAATAGGCCTTCTTTTATTACTGCAGCTAGACCAGATTTGGCGGTTCCTATGTTTGAATATTTTAAATCAGAAATGGCTAAATATGGCGTTACTGTTAGTTCTGGCATTTTCGGGGCGGATATGAAAGTGGGCTTAACTAATGATGGTCCAGTAACTATAATTATGGACTCTAAAATAAGATAGCGGTTTCTAGAAATAATGAAAAACGAGCGGATACACTTATGTATTTCGCTCGTTTTTGTTATATATTGATGCTATTAGTTTTTTAGAAAGCTATTTTTACTGGGGACTGCATCATTACTTTAGAATTATTTTTCTTGAAGTTGTTGATGGTTTCATAAATATAGTATTGCTCGCTTCCCATTTTTTGTTTCATAAAATAAGTGGAGATGCTCTCTTCATCCATACCTTTAAAAAATTCTTCTAAAGGATTTATTTCTGAAGGATAAGAAACTATGTTATAATTTTTTACCTTTGATTGTTTAACAGCAAAGTTAATGGCATCATTTAGGCTTCCTAGTTCATCTACTAGCCCTAGCTCTTTTGCTTTTTTACCAGACCAAACTCTACCACCTGCGATTTCGTCCACTTGCTCGAAAGTTTTATTTCTGTTTTTAGTTACGAAATAGACGAATCTCTTGTAAGTTTGTTCCACACTATTTTGAAGCATGTTTTTGGTGCCATCGGTAATACCGCTTATAGGAGACATCATTTGTGAGTTGGCGTTTGTGGAAACCACATCAGAGCGAATTCCGTTTTTGTTAGCCAAATTTTTAAAGTCAGGTATCATACCAAATACACCAATAGACCCCGTAATAGTGTTGGGTTCTGAATAGATTTTGTCTCCAGCCATTGCGATATAATAACCTCCAGAGGCAGCATAATCTCCAAAGGAAACAACGAGAGGTTTTTTAAGTTTAAGCTGTTGTAGTTCAAATAGTATTTGGTCAGAAGCATTGGCACTTCCTCCAGGAGAGTTGATTCTTAAAACTACTGCTTTGATGTCATCATCATCTTTTAAATCTCTGATGTACTCTATGTATTTTTCGTCAGAAATATTGGTAACTTCATCACCATTGATAATGTTTCCTGAAGCATATAAAACTGCAATTTTTTCACTAGATTTGCTTTCGTCTTTGATGGATTTAATGTATTTTCTTATAGATACTTTATTAAGTTTCTTATCTGTGTCTATACCTATTTTTTGTTTTAATAATAGTTCATATTCTCCTTTTTGCATTAGCTTATCTACCAAACCATATTTCAAACTAAAATCAGGTATCATTCCGTAAAGACCATCTGTAATGGATTGGAAGTTTTCTATGTTAATTTTTCTAGATGAAGCAATTTTGTTAGAAACTCTACCCCATAAATCGGAAAGTAGGGTGCTTAGTTGTTCTTTATTTTCAGGAGAAATGTCATTTCTTAAAAAAGGTTCTACAGCGGCTTTATATTTGCCGTGTCTTATAACATTGATGCCGATGCCGTATTGCTCAGCAAAATCTTTTAAAAATACCACTTCTGATGCCATACCCTTAAGTTCTATTCCTCCTGCGGGGTTGAGGTAGAACTTATCTGCAACAGAACCTAAAAAATAGGATGGTTGAGAAACTGAATTGCCGTAAGAATACACGAATTTTCCACTTTTTTTGAAATCTTCTATGGCGTTTCTTATGCTTTCAATTTGAGTGATACCTGCGTTGATGTTATCATTTTCTATGCTAATACCTTTAATATTGTCGTCCGTTTTAGCTTTCTCTATAGCTCTGATAATATCGTATAGAGCAACATCTCGTACTTGGTTTTTAAAATCAAAAACATTTAGGTCTTTTTCAGTTTCGCTTTCGATGATTCTTAATTTAGAATCTAGTGTTAATATTGAATTACTTTTAATTTTTACATTATCTTTGTCTCCAATAGCGCTGCCAATTATAGCAATAATAATGAAACCAAAGAAAATAAAAAAAACGATGGTTATAGCCGTGATATTGGCTAATACACTTTTAATAAAACTACGCATACTGTAAATAATTTTGTTAATATGTCGCAAAGAAAGGTTATTTTGTTACTAGGAAGCAATATAAAAAATCCTAAAAAAAATATAGAAGAGGCTATTTCGTTGATAGAGAAAAGACTAGGGGAAATAATAAAAAAGAGTCAAATGTTAGAAACAGAGCCTGTAGAATTTGCTAGTTCTAATATATTTTGTAATATTGCAGTCTTATTAGAAACACAAATTTCACCTATTCAGATTTTAACTGAAGTGAAAAGTATAGAAAAAGCTATGGGGAGGATTAGTGATTCTAAAGAGTTAGGAGGATATGAAGATAGAGTAATAGATATTGATGTGGTGAGTATTGGTAATATCACCTACAAGTCAAGAAGACTGGATATACCTCATTATAA
The genomic region above belongs to Riemerella anatipestifer and contains:
- the dtd gene encoding D-aminoacyl-tRNA deacylase codes for the protein MKVVVQRVSSASVVVEGVEVSKINKGYLLLVGVEETDEEADADWLVKKIVNLRIFSDDEGKMNLSIKEVSGEVLCVSQFTLMADYKKGNRPSFITAARPDLAVPMFEYFKSEMAKYGVTVSSGIFGADMKVGLTNDGPVTIIMDSKIR
- the sppA gene encoding signal peptide peptidase SppA, with the translated sequence MRSFIKSVLANITAITIVFFIFFGFIIIAIIGSAIGDKDNVKIKSNSILTLDSKLRIIESETEKDLNVFDFKNQVRDVALYDIIRAIEKAKTDDNIKGISIENDNINAGITQIESIRNAIEDFKKSGKFVYSYGNSVSQPSYFLGSVADKFYLNPAGGIELKGMASEVVFLKDFAEQYGIGINVIRHGKYKAAVEPFLRNDISPENKEQLSTLLSDLWGRVSNKIASSRKINIENFQSITDGLYGMIPDFSLKYGLVDKLMQKGEYELLLKQKIGIDTDKKLNKVSIRKYIKSIKDESKSSEKIAVLYASGNIINGDEVTNISDEKYIEYIRDLKDDDDIKAVVLRINSPGGSANASDQILFELQQLKLKKPLVVSFGDYAASGGYYIAMAGDKIYSEPNTITGSIGVFGMIPDFKNLANKNGIRSDVVSTNANSQMMSPISGITDGTKNMLQNSVEQTYKRFVYFVTKNRNKTFEQVDEIAGGRVWSGKKAKELGLVDELGSLNDAINFAVKQSKVKNYNIVSYPSEINPLEEFFKGMDEESISTYFMKQKMGSEQYYIYETINNFKKNNSKVMMQSPVKIAF
- the folK gene encoding 2-amino-4-hydroxy-6-hydroxymethyldihydropteridine diphosphokinase, with the translated sequence MSQRKVILLLGSNIKNPKKNIEEAISLIEKRLGEIIKKSQMLETEPVEFASSNIFCNIAVLLETQISPIQILTEVKSIEKAMGRISDSKELGGYEDRVIDIDVVSIGNITYKSRRLDIPHYKHVHERDFSQVLLREIGITK